In Paenibacillus algicola, a genomic segment contains:
- the spoIIIAG gene encoding stage III sporulation protein AG, with product MGKWSKKLEQWLGGENGGAKKMQTLRWLIILGLLGVAMMLFNSFVNVKKLDHENIGREPPDNPASTLAAPAPDPGGSPFGNIEQEFETRTRVMLEQIVGVGAVDVMITVESTEEIIVQRNVKDSQELTEENDAGGGKRHVTSYTRDGEIVTYESSGEQTPIVTKRIKPQVRGVLIVAKGAENEVVKSLIVDAVQRGLSVPSYKISVVPRKQE from the coding sequence TTGGGAAAGTGGAGCAAGAAGCTGGAGCAGTGGCTGGGCGGTGAGAACGGCGGGGCGAAAAAAATGCAAACCCTGCGCTGGCTTATTATTCTCGGGCTGCTGGGAGTGGCCATGATGCTGTTCAATTCCTTTGTGAACGTCAAGAAGCTGGATCACGAAAATATCGGGCGGGAGCCGCCAGATAACCCCGCGTCTACGCTGGCGGCACCTGCACCGGACCCAGGCGGCAGTCCATTTGGGAATATTGAGCAGGAGTTTGAAACAAGGACCCGGGTCATGCTGGAGCAGATCGTCGGTGTCGGCGCCGTGGATGTGATGATTACGGTGGAATCCACAGAAGAGATTATTGTACAGCGCAACGTTAAGGATTCCCAGGAGCTGACTGAGGAGAACGATGCCGGAGGCGGCAAGCGGCATGTAACGAGCTATACCCGGGACGGTGAGATTGTAACGTATGAGTCATCGGGTGAACAGACCCCTATTGTGACCAAGCGGATCAAGCCGCAGGTGCGCGGAGTGCTGATCGTGGCCAAGGGGGCTGAGAATGAGGTTGTCAAAAGCTTGATTGTTGATGCTGTTCAAAGAGGACTCAGTGTACCAAGCTATAAGATTTCAGTCGTGCCGCGCAAGCAGGAGTAA
- a CDS encoding SpoIIIAH-like family protein, producing the protein MNNKRQTIWLVSMLSLMVVLSAYYLFTEDAGPAAPPVAERTQDFGLQAQGDEIVVHEVVEEGVDGDAGKSEDAAVGSDTDTSKANGEAADETGNPAQPEAGSEDTAVKEDTAVNETGKETAKSEDEILEEVAQVQAGSSSAKLESYQLDRANKNMQLHEELMAKLGDQNTTPEETAKVTNDLNSLEEKESILWSIEEKLQQQFENAVVKEENDRYNVVVLSEGLDAKNAAGIVSMVMKELNVSQDKISVQYVTP; encoded by the coding sequence ATGAATAACAAAAGACAAACGATTTGGCTCGTATCCATGTTAAGCCTGATGGTTGTGCTCTCAGCGTATTATCTGTTCACGGAGGACGCCGGACCCGCGGCTCCGCCGGTGGCAGAGCGGACGCAGGATTTTGGTCTGCAGGCCCAGGGTGATGAAATTGTCGTCCATGAAGTGGTGGAGGAAGGTGTAGACGGCGATGCCGGCAAGTCTGAGGATGCGGCAGTCGGCAGTGACACAGATACCTCCAAGGCCAATGGCGAGGCTGCCGATGAAACCGGAAATCCCGCTCAGCCGGAAGCAGGCTCAGAGGATACCGCTGTGAAGGAGGATACCGCTGTGAATGAGACCGGGAAGGAAACGGCCAAATCCGAGGATGAAATTCTCGAAGAGGTGGCCCAGGTACAGGCTGGCTCGTCATCCGCCAAGCTGGAGTCGTATCAGCTGGACCGGGCGAACAAGAATATGCAGCTGCATGAGGAGCTGATGGCTAAGCTGGGGGATCAGAACACGACGCCGGAAGAAACCGCCAAAGTGACCAATGACCTTAACAGCCTGGAGGAAAAAGAATCCATTCTGTGGTCCATCGAGGAGAAGCTGCAGCAGCAATTTGAGAATGCTGTAGTGAAGGAGGAGAACGATCGTTACAACGTTGTCGTTCTGAGCGAAGGGCTGGATGCCAAAAATGCTGCAGGCATTGTCAGCATGGTCATGAAGGAGCTGAATGTTTCCCAGGATAAGATCAGTGTCCAATATGTAACGCCTTAA
- the spoIIIAF gene encoding stage III sporulation protein AF, whose protein sequence is MDWLSEWLRNVILIVIFAALVELLLPGNSMQRYARLVLSLMVLLALLQPILQLFHEAPEVRLAEQLESIEQGSKQAQTGLAQILAQAEDIKETRERQSLQWAAEQAALEMKKEIAAETGEEPEAVEVSLLLQEAGRGSEPEPVISSVVVRLRPPGENMNNVQTPSGSGRKDIEPVSIDPVVIEVEQRPDDSEQEVSAQPYGAEQEAWLKAQEAAVKKLLRASWSIQEKNITVTAENKLKEGARIGKVEQEAGAVAGR, encoded by the coding sequence ATGGATTGGCTGAGTGAATGGCTGAGAAACGTCATCCTGATTGTGATCTTTGCAGCGCTGGTAGAGCTGCTGCTGCCTGGAAATTCCATGCAGCGCTATGCGCGTCTTGTGCTGAGCCTTATGGTTCTGCTGGCGCTGCTGCAGCCGATCCTCCAGCTCTTTCATGAGGCACCCGAGGTAAGGCTGGCAGAGCAGCTGGAGTCGATTGAGCAGGGCTCAAAGCAGGCGCAGACAGGTCTCGCACAGATCCTGGCACAGGCAGAGGACATCAAAGAGACGCGAGAGCGGCAAAGCCTCCAATGGGCCGCCGAGCAGGCAGCCCTGGAGATGAAGAAGGAGATTGCAGCGGAGACAGGAGAAGAGCCGGAGGCGGTCGAGGTGTCGCTGCTGCTGCAAGAAGCCGGTAGGGGATCTGAGCCTGAGCCTGTGATTTCATCGGTAGTCGTCAGGCTGAGGCCGCCCGGGGAGAACATGAACAACGTACAGACTCCTTCCGGGAGCGGTCGTAAAGATATAGAGCCGGTTAGCATTGACCCGGTTGTTATTGAAGTGGAGCAGCGCCCAGATGACTCCGAGCAAGAGGTCTCTGCCCAGCCCTATGGCGCTGAACAGGAAGCGTGGCTGAAGGCGCAGGAAGCTGCGGTGAAGAAGCTGCTTCGCGCTTCATGGAGCATTCAAGAGAAGAACATCACGGTTACGGCAGAAAATAAGCTGAAGGAGGGGGCCCGTATTGGGAAAGTGGAGCAAGAAGCTGGAGCAGTGGCTGGGCGGTGA